The Halichondria panicea chromosome 6, odHalPani1.1, whole genome shotgun sequence genomic sequence catgtgcactgaagtaacaaaaaatttgaaaacaagattgtgggttggtatagtcttgcatgctccaactagttgagggtggggcacgatctttaacagttgggtccagcactacttctcgTTACACCTCTTTCTTTATTTGAGACGCTCAATCACCTATTTGATCATCAATTTGCATGTGTTTCTACATAAGAATGACGCATTTGAATGAGGCTTTTTCAAATTAACTGTTACAGCACCGAAACACAtggtgtaaaattaatattaaatttgaGACTCTACAGATGAGCCCTGCCCACCCAAAActcgaagtagtgctggacccaactgttaaagacTTAAAAAATAAATCTACTAATTAATTATCCAATCAATTTTGCCTATTACTAATTTTCCTTCTCTATTATTCAAGAAACTCTGCACCTATTATTCAAGTTTTTTTCTGTCTGTTTTTGACAATACTGATTTCTAACAATTGGAAAATAAACAATGTCATGAACAGTATAAATTTGTCCTCTATATAGATCTTTTTCTTCCTATACAGGTGGTCCTACATAATTGGGAAAAGcctatatagtatagtagtCTATAAAAGGCGGGACAAGTAGATTTCTTTCTCAAAATCTAtatactgcatttacacacatgCAATTGTAAGTGCATTATAatcccagtgcattatgccattatataatgcagtgcaatctatatggtagtgatgcaacatgccatatacagcTAGAGCACTGGAtggctttgatctgcccactcactgggcaacaaccatagttagacactagttgataagatctacatgggaagtacatgggaagtacatgggaaaagtgcctcagagcaggtatactatgggacttagtatacctgcaaatttacttagtatacctagtagtccgttgtcaagtaattgtattgtagtcaagcagtttgcgcatgcgcactagtatctaaatgagttagacactgttttgtcggtgtccatgtgatttagaagccctcagccactttagtacccttgctacgctcgggatactaaatcagtgcctttgggcttctaaatcccatagacacctccaaaacagtgtctaactattatatagaggAGGGAGactttacacatgcatgcatatacggtatatatatatatgttgCCATGGTTGCATTGGTCATGGGTACACCCCTGATTAAtcatgctcggaataattttaacGTTATATAGGTGTAAAAATAAATTGGCATCATTTATTTATCATTTAtcattggtaaagatcattacattaagttttgcataacgacgttttcatggcaaaaaatcagcaagataacactgagTTAGGTCTGTTGTTTGCTGTGTTTTATGTCTACGTCTTAATTTCACATTTTTGGTGAATAATCAATTTTTTATAAGAATAGTAATCGGATTTTTTATAAGAATAGAATAATACGTGAAAAAGGGCATAATTGATCAGGGCCTATCAGGGcctataatttttatgcacCGGTCAATTTTCTTCCAATTTTTACAGCCATGCTGCTTGCACGCCCCATGCATGAGTATGCTtataactatacacacacatgccatGTCTGCTATATAGGATCTGACACATGTGTAACAGTGGTTGGAACTTAACACTATTCGTTGGTGGTTTGCTGTTTCGAACTTAACACTTAATATTCTGGAACTATTTTTTATTCTACTTTTGCTGACTGTATACCTATTCTAGATGGTtcttttactgacagtattaCCTATAATTCTTTTGCTGagcatacatgattgtataagtGGTTTGCTGTTTTGTTTGTAATGATCATGATTCGATTACCTCTTCACTGACCTCTGAAACTATCAAAGTTTAGTTttccacacatgcatgcatgcctgcatgcaaTAGTCATGCATGAGATCCAATTTCCTTGTCCAATAGACAAATTAGCTTCCAAAATGTCATCGATCTTAATAGTCATGATCTCTTTGTCAATTAGCCAAGCTTCCAATATACCATTAGTACCTGAACCTATGCCAGACTGCTATAAGTGAGAATCTGCTGAGCACCTTGCCCAGATTTTGAGACAAATATTCATCAGAATTGACTAAATTTTAAGGGGACCAAAAATCCTCTTATCAAGTGGCTGCGACAGGTGTGTAGTATTAGGGGGAAGAATAAAGAGAATAAATGTTTGCCTTGCTGCAAGATGGATGGTTTCAGGTCAATAGTGTGTGCGGTGTCCATCCATCAATAGCAGCAATGCATGGGCGAACAGCAGGGGCATAACTTAGAAATAAGTTATTAAACCAGACGTTGAAAAGCTCGGTGTCAATCCACCCATTATCAGAGAAAGCATGCAACGTCCCATGAACTTCCTCATGCAGCTGCCATGTGCATGGACTTCCCATTTCAACCATCACAACCATGTCATGAGTAGTAACAACAGTCATGCATTGATGGGCTTGCCTATACTGATGCATGCAACAATCAATATCAGTTATCTGTGATGCTATACCGTTAGCCAAGATCTATAGACATTGAAGTTCAACCACACGCCTGCTGCCGATCAAATAATGTGCGCCATCTCACTGTTGCATAAACAAAATTTAAATTATTACTGGTAATCACACATGCATAATGTAGTGCATGTGACTGGTTAATGGCCCTATAGGCCTTTTTACTAGCTGCATGTGACTGGTTAATGACCCTAAGGCCTTtactagtgcatgtgtattgACCCAACCCTACCTCACCTCTGCACTCAGTAAAGAGGGCGTATAGCTTCCACCGCACTGAAAGAACATGACTTGTAATTAACTGTTGGCTGGCATGCATGAGTATATATAAGTGCCTGTGGGTCGCATTATGACCATGCATTCACTGCAAAATTGTTCTCTGGATATCATCATGAAGATTTCAGTGATTGCCACTGTGACTCTGCTATCTCTCTTGGCCCTAGCCTCTTCTGCTCCTGGCCATCATTATCAGCTGGATCAGCTGAAGAATGCTCTGCAGCAACAATATCATTCAGGTAAGTATTATATATACGCACTGACAAGCATCACTAAAGAATTTAATTAAGAGAAAGTGACACTATTTTAGTTTTAGtggtttttttttttatgtttgtatacatgtagacttaCAAGCAGATGCCGAGGAGGCTCAGATGCAACAACGTAGGGTACTTAGACCACTTCCGCCTTGGAAAAAAGTTGCCCAGCTGCAAGAATTAGATGGTCTAGGTAAGTAGCTGTGCCTTCCACCAACCAGGGAGAAAGTGACACAACTATATTTTAGTTGGTTAACCGCATGTTTTGTATTTCCATGCACATGCCCACATGGAATAATGTACGTATTTTAgtataaatgcatgcatgcagctaagGAAGCTCGGCAGCAATTGAATGGCATTCGTAACCATGGCTATCAGCAGCTGATTGATGCCCTTCAGCTGCAACAAGATGAATCAAGTAAGTTATTAAGTACCTTCCACCAACACCCCACTATAAAATTcatgactgcatgtgacattattataattttagtcggttaaaattaatgcattTTAAGCTCCTGTATTGATTTAATTTGCTGTCacatgtgaataattatactgacagttGATGAGCTACTGCTAGCAGTGCTGCAGTCCTTGCTGGAAAAATGAGTGAGATtataataccgtattactagaatattttgcgggtgaaaaacctttgcgaatgagccaaatcagcagaaaattaaccgcttgcgatctaactattgcgttctggcaaggatcgtgtgtattacTAGTGTATagattttgcggattttattgttgcgaattgataaaccatcgcaaagttcgcaaatgtttgatgctcgcaaaacattctagtattACGGCATCTCTTTATTTCGTGATACTCTTGGTTACAATTATCGTTTGTATGATCATTGTTCATCCAAAATTTTATTGTGCAGATTGGGCAAGAGTAAACGAGAAGTGGGAGTAACCCAACAAGAAcacattatagctataattattataggtataTACGTAGAActtgaattataattatagctaaacaTGTTAGAAATCGTAGAAGAATACTTGTTAATTAGTGATATGAAACACGACAAGTTTaatttatatacatatataaggccgccatgcatatataattatgtaaagaTTAACAGTTAGCTACTGTGAATTGAATTAATTAATACGGGTACATGATCCCGAAtaatcaccataattatgcatgcctTCTATATACAATGTTTACCAGGAAACCATCATAGCAATTTTCAATAATGAAGACCATTAcctacctagctagctacaaaaCGTGGTCAGGCCAAAATGTGACCAGGCCAGCGGCGGCCTAGCTGGCCGCTTGCTACGGCCTTGGTCCTGCCGCCATGTAATACACCACCTTATTCAAATCTGAATTGAAATTTTATTTTGATGATACCAACAACATATACACTGTATCATAAAAACCGAAAACTGATGATGAGCTAAAATTGATCTAACAAATCAGCGAAAGTCACCCTCGCCTGAGGCTATACAAATGTCATTTTTTCTTTAACTTTTTAGCAATTTTCTTCTCTTCTTTCTTTTGTTTCTCTATCGCTTTTCTCTGCTTGTCAGCAAACGGCTTGAGATTCTTCAGCTCTCGCTTGAACACACTTCTGTCTTCGTGAGATTCCATACCCATGCCCTAGTTGGAATGGAACAGAAACACAACCAGTAAATTAGCACTACTAGGATTGAAACAGATTGATATCACTGACTAATCTCAGACCATGCTGTGTAGATACACATACAGAAAAAGCAATTAGCATTATATAATCACGAACAACCCTAATGAGTtccaagctgcgctgtgctaatgcctctagGCATGTTTTGCTTCGCTCAAAGTATTGAGTGTTAGAGAAGACGTAATAAATCAAGTAATGAATTGAATACAAGATTGGGGAGGAGCTCAATGAAAACAGAAGTCTATAACTGGTGGCTTAATGAATAGTGATAGAAGCATGTACATTTACAATGTAATGCAATGATCCtgtcaataaaataataatgggTGGATCTGCAAAGAGGTCATAGTTCACAAGGGCTGCTTCTGCCTTGCAtccttttctgactcttgtagctaacaaacagctagcgctttagtgcaagtgCAAAACAAAGATTTTgaagactgcaacagcctttcagtcataactcgagaaagaagcttagTTTGTAAGTCCACGAATCAAGAGAACGAGCATGGCTAGGAGtctatatagaagctgttaaaTTTcttcgcattgcaaccgttgagaaGTTACAGCTGCAACagacgcacgcacgcacgcacacacacacacacagtgaactcCCTCgcgcggctacgcctcgatgCATACCATAATTGAGAGTAGCTATGTAATTACAATAACATTATACCCACCTTAAGGCTGTGGCCGTCAATATCAAACAGGTCGCCACCGGCCACCCCTCTCTCCACAAACACACTTTGGTAGCGTCCTAGTCCGATCCTATCCATCCACAATCCCACCCCCTCTGGTGTCCAACTGAGCACGGAGCTGTAGTCCAAACCAGCCTCATTCTGATGTTCCATTTTCGTAGCTAGCATCGGGGAGGCATCACTGTCCCAATCATCAGACGAGGGTCCATCAACTTGCTCTACATTATTAGCCGGCTTTTTTGCCGTGGGGAGTGGAGGTCTTTTTGGAGGTAGCTTTTTAGTTTCCATGACTACCGGGTCCTCGTCTTGTACAGGAGGTATGGTCTCCTCTTCGACTGGTTTCGTGTGACTGATTGGAGAAGCTTCGTGTTTTTCAATCTGTCGTTTAAGAGTATCTCTTTCCCGTGCTCCCGGCTCAGTTGTGGAAACAGTGCAGCTTCTTTCCCGACCTCCCCCTCCTATTTCCAAGTGTTTGAGTTTAGTAGTCACTGGTAGAAAGCCCATAATGTTCACAGCTCCGGCAGGCATCTTCTTCCTATGTCGTGGGCTAGCTTCGAGCTCATCATCAAAAGACATGCTTCGTTTTGGAGACAATTGCCCATCATGATTGTGTTGGAGATCTTCGCCTGATTTCGGTTTTCGTGATACCGGTGGTGGTAGCCTCGCCTTGGCAGGACTTCCTGGCGCAGAAATAGCTCTTATGACGACTGGCGGCGAATCAGATCCAGCTGTCTTGGCCGGAATAGATTCTTCTTCGATTTCTTGTGGTGGCTGTTCAATTAAATGACGTGGGTGTGCTGTAGGGTGGATGATGTCACCACTGTCCTCAGTCAATTTAAGCTCTACGTTGGGGGGCATTTTGGGGGATTTTGGCAAATGTTTGGGGGATGGGAGTATTGGTTCTTTTTTCTTCAACAGAGGGCTGTTATTTGCAGACTGACTTGTAGCATGGGATGAATCCAACGGCTTGTGTGCTGTTGGTGGAGGCACTAAAGGTTTCTGAGCCGATACAGGTGCTGGTGGAGGCACCAAAGGTTTGTGCGTCGGTAGAGGTGACCCCTCTCGTGAGTGTACACCACCCCCCTCAATTGTTGGTTCTCTGTGTCTGGGTGCGGcctgtggtggtggtggtttctTATCATCGAGGGACGGCATGTGTCGTACTCTCGctcgtgggcgtggcttagGTTGAGGGGGAGGAGTTTCATGGTGAACCTCTGGAATAATAACAGTCTCTGTTTTATTGATATCAGTTGAGGTTGATAATTCTCCAAGGATAATTTTTCCCTCGTTCTCCTCGACACTACTAGGAGGCTGTTCAGTGGTACTATTGCTATCAGAATGAGGAGGCCCCTGTTCGTTAGTCTCTGTAGTGGGCGGAGTTTCAATCTCAGGTAAACCCTCCAAAAGATCAAACGAACTGCCCATATTTTTTAGATGTTGCCGAGACGGTTTTTTTCGGAGTAGTTTTCGCCCGACTTGAGATTTGTGTATTGCAGCGGATGAATTGAGAGGCTTTGCGTTTAGTGTCATAGCATCAAACTCGGCAATTGTGGCCGCTGTAGGGGAGGCAACAACAAATGATTAAATGTTCTATGATTAATGGGGCTGTTAAAAGCGTTAATTGACGTATAataatacgtacatacactgtGATCTAAGCACATCACCCAATAGCTACTAAATTCATATTTTAGCTTTGAAATCGGATGtttgcaacacaagttattgaCACAACTACAATTTGGGCCCGACATCAACAGCTGACCTAAACACACCATAattgttacatgcatgtacacgtaatCTCACCGGTAGGATCCGATAGGTCATCAgcattagccacaccctcttctCCCTCAGTAGGTGGCTGACTGCACTCCTCAGGCTTCTTGGCTACAGAACAATATTGCCAATGTAACATTGCGTGGTTTATTTAGACAGACCATTTCACTATTATTTTGTGTAACATTCTTTGCAGGCCAAATTAAGCAACTGAAAAAAAATCGAAATGAAAAATTCTGATACGATTGATACGTTGCACAGTGATTATTAACGCACTTAGACATGATTGACCTGCTTCTATAATGAAATGATTCGATCAACATAATTTGATAGAACTACTAGAGTTTTCTACCTGGCTTGCTGCCAGGATCCTTCTTTCGTTCTTTACGACCTTTCTCCTCCAATGGTACAAAGTCCAAGTATGGACTAGGGGTCACAGGTGAAGGTACACTATTGTCGAAAGCATCGTCACTATCACACGACTCGTTGTTGTTATGGCTACCATTGCCATTGACGACCTCCTTGACGCACGTCTTATCgaggggggaggggtcagAAGTCACATGAGCGGCTCGTACAGGAGTTACCCGGGTATTGCGTAACTGCTCTAGTTCCGACTTGAGTGAAGTTATCTGTGAAAAATTACGGCAATTCAAaaaatgcaaacatttttaatCACCTGTTTTTCTTGCGTCTCTAACTTCTTGCAGAGCTTTGCTATCTCCTCGGTGTCGCTGTCtcgtgctgactcagcaatatcCAGCCTACAAGTGGGGAACAGATACATaggtaagtataattatgatacaacCTCCGCAAAAgcgatatcataattataaatacgaCGACCATACCTTTCCTGTAGTTGAGTGGAGAGTTGTTTTTCTCTGGCTAGTTCAGATACAAGTGAAGAGTTATTTTCTTTGAGAGCCTGTAACTCTCGTTCAATCTCGCTAGCTTCATTCAACTGTAGGAGGGGGGAAATACAGTGATACAGAAGCAGTGGCTATTTTGAATCCTCAATCTCATACATGTGGTAagtaaactaggcctaagaggttGTGTTACTCGTGTAGAGGTAGttaccaccaccaccaaccaATACAACTACACTAAATGCACGTGCACACGAGTGCCTTCACTGAGTACGGGGGAACGGGGATGTAGTCTGCTAGTATACAGCACATGATGAGTATGGATGCACTGTTGttagcacacgcacacacacacacacacacacacacacacacacacacacacacacacacacacacacacacacacacacacacacacacacacacacacacacagcagtgttGTCAGCCAGTATATAGGTGCTAACTTTGTCTTGAAGTGTGCTGATTTCCGAGCGTAACTTCTCCACTTCACTCTCAGCCTATTAAGGGGGGTAAACAGGACGTGTGAGTATTGACTGGACTACACCCCCACCCTAAGACCACGCCTACCTTTGTCCTACCAACAGTTACGCTAGCCAGTGCCTGGGTCAGCTCACCGCTACGAACCTCACTCTCTCTCTTTGTGTCATCCAACTGTAGTGGGTTTTCTCAATGACACGcgacaggcacacacacacacgcacacgcacacacagacgcACGCACAcgaacacacgcacacacgcacagactCACACATCTACTAATAGTTATAATCTTCAGAGTTTCTACCCGTGTAAACCAcactgtagctacatgtacaacacagtcacacttatatatagctacacatAACCAAAACAAGCAGCTTCGCTTCTCACTCCTAAACAACTTCTCAACTGAAACCACTCACTCACTTTCTTCTTGGCAGTACCAAGAAACTGTTTATAATCTCTCCCATGTCTTTCTTTACAGCGTGGTAAATGTTTTCCAACACTTTCGAAGCATTGGTCACAGAATGGACACTTAGTAGTAGCTACATCCGCCATTATagtactagcagctagcttcTATAACTAAGAGCTCTACTGCTAATGCGTTGAATCTCAACTAAAAAGATTCTACTATATACAGATGCTATGTACACAGAAACCATTAAACTTAGCCACAATACAGCATATCTTGTAGTCACGACAATGTAGGAAAACCACATCAGAATGCTTGTGCATGTCAACACTGGCTTATTGTGCGTTCAACTTCATATAAGGAATTGACAAACACTTGATATAGCCTCTAACACTAATGTGTTGACCATAAACCTAATTATCCAATTAGGTAACTCTTTCTAATTGGCCGAGAAATATATGGATTTTAGGAGGTCACTTGTATTGAGTTACAATAGTTATGTATCAAGCTTCGTGGTTAGTATGGAATGTAAATACAGTCCTTACTCCTCACGCAACACACTTACGCCCactcacgcccacaccacacacacacctctcgTCTCATGTTCTCCAGCTGGTTGTTCAGTTCTGCTTTTTCTCTTTGAGTCTACAAGAAAACACTCAATGAATAAAAGTCAAACATTGCATAGTTTAATAATTACAGTGTAGACAAAGCAATTCACAATTCCGTATTTAAGAGATTGCCCCTATCAGCTCTAAACGCTGAACGTGAACGACTAGCTAGAATCTTTATGCCATCGTTCAATTACCACACCCTTAAAATAGTCACGGTTAACATTCACATTCAGTCCAGATGGATATATCACATGATCAAAATTAATCACCTCTTCCCTAAGGGCAAGTAGTTCAATCGTTGCTCTCTCTTTATCCATCTCAAGCTGTGTAAGGTGAAGCACCACATGTATAGCTGACAAAAATGCGTGTCCAGTTAAAAATCGGTTTATTTCAGTGCTGGTTGCGAGTGAATTTCCGCCCGCTTGGAGTAAAATCAGCCGCTAAATATTTGGAGCCCACATTCTACCCCATGCACTGATGCAATAACCATGAAAGTTACTCTGCTAGCGTAAACACATCATGTGATGGACCTTTCCTTGAGCTACAAAATATATATTTTAGTTTAAAAATTGGTAACTATTATAGAGTAAAGGTACGGGCCATCAAAAAAGGATTAATTAAGTATAGGCACAATGTATGTATGACTGCAAGAAACATtagccccacccacacccacacattggGAACGCCCCTattagccccacccacctctAGGACACGCCCTTCAGTCTGGTGCAGTTTGAGCAGCATCTCTGCAGGTGGTAGTATCTTGTTCTCGTAGATTGGTTGCTATAGGGAGAAACAAATAATGCTATGAAACACACCTTATAATAAAAACCAATTATTTGCGATGTCACGCATGCGCAATTAGTTGCTATGGCAGAAAAACATCATGATAAGCATTACACAACAGAAATTAAACAAAATTGACAGCTGGATCCTGGACCAATGGCCACAGCCCTTATAGCAATTGTAtcaggtgcatgcatgcttgtttTATTGCCGGCCTGTGTGTAGACACTTTTCTTTTGTTTATACCAGCTGGTGCAAACACAGCTGTTCCTGAATAGAAATGAAACCATTTACATTTGTTCCATTGTAATGACAGGTTTCAGGGTTTCATTTcgtggggtggggggggggcagaggtgaaccttcccccccaaaatgtTTGCAGAATATGACATCctcacattagtactgtctatacatgtatgatatgcaatgtaactagatctactgcgATGCACTAACAAGTATAATAGAGGTTGTGGGCAATTAATGTGGGAGTGGCCTAACATCTTGCGGCGTGCTTACGTGTGCCCAAATCCCCCCAAAATTTTactcctagatgaaaccctagATGTGTTTACTTGCATTGAGGGTAACGACAGATGTGCTAACATGTAAGTGCATTAATTGAGGGACACACCTAGGGACAGTACCTTTATGCGTGTTATGTAATGCCACAgagctagtgtgtgtatataagtCAAGGGTTAGTACTAGCATAATCATATCCAACTCTTCTCGTCTATCAAGAAATCACTTCACTTCTTCGAGAATGAAACAAGTCGCTGCAGTAGTATTGTTTTGTGCCGCGGTGCATTTGGTTGCTTGTCAAAAGGAGATCAATAAAGATTACTGTGCAATCAACCACGCTGCAAATGTTGCCAAACTGGAGTATATCGCTTCAGATTTGAAGAGCCTCATCTCCAGCCTCAGGCAAGAAATGGACTGCGAAAAGCCAGGCCAACCATTAAACCCTGTGGAATCTTGCAAAGATGTGCCACGTTTTAAAGGGTCAGGGGAATATTTCATACAACCAAAATGTAGCAATGACGGACCGTTCAAAGTGTATTGTGATATGGACTCTGAGGAGAGGTTTCCGAACACACAAGGAGGATGGATGAAGGTAGCCAACCTTGACATGACAGACCTGAACCAGACTTGCCCGGACGGTTTTGCACCGATCACCCGCAATACGAAACCGAAACGATTATGTGGAAGGCCCAGCACTGTTTCTGCAGGTTGTGTATCCGTGGTGTTCCCCGTGCATGGTGCAGGGTACTCGCAGGTTTGTGGGCGTGTCAAAGCTTATCCGTACGGATCTCCAGATGCTTTCTTTCGATATGACAACAGTGTACATTTGGACAGTCACTACCTTGATGGAGTGAGTATTACACACGGGAGCGAGCCACGTAGCCACATATGGACTTTTGCTGCTTCTTGGAGTAGCAACTGTCCTTGTTCATCAAATTCTGGGTTGTTGCCATCATTTGTCGGTGGAGACTATTTCTGTGAAGGTGCACATCGTAACAATTGGGAGCGGGCCCTCTATCCTGACAATCCATTTTGGGATGGTGTTGGCTGTCTTGATTCAAGCACTTGTTGTGATTCCCCCAGACTGCCCTGGTTTTGTACGACTCTGTCAAGCGCGACTACTAACGATATCGAGGTGCGGCTCTGTGCAGATCAGGGGCTCGACGATGAAGATGTTCCCATCGAGCAGGTTGAGATATTCGTCAACTAGGGACAAACTTGTAGACATGACATGTAGTATAGTTGTAGAAAGTTATAGTTACTAGAGGAAACATTTTGTAGTTAGTCTATTTTTGTAAATATTTTGTTTAACGCCAATTTTGTTTCCGCTCTGTTGATAATGTTCCTATCATGAtagcaggagcccataaataagagaaggagcggctgactacggggatcacgtttcgtaagtggttatgaccgcatttccatatatgcagagtcacttaagtggttgaatccctacacgtgttatacacgatacagggctgcggtttgcaagcacttataGTCGCTTCcaaacaaggaagtgcggtttcaccggcaattacgagacgtgatccccgagtatacgttgaagttagccgctccttctcttatttatgggctcctgatgATAGTTATCTGCCATAGCAACCCtaactgcacatgcacataattattgctggtAATTTTTGTCTCTCCCTGGTCCTGCATGGTATAGCAACCAACCGTACAATATACAAAAATAATGATCATCCTCTGATTTaaacatgtcatgtgatagatcTCTCTATTATCTACACAGTCATTTTTTTAGTTTGAAAATTGTTCCTTTAAACTAAAGTTACGCTTAATTGCCAATTACCTCATTTTGAATTTGTTTCGGTCAGAATAGAGTAGTCCCAATGTCATGCGTATATAGTTTAGTTGCAATGACAGACCACTATCATGAGATGAAatcaacacacacagaacagaaACAAAATCGGCATTAAACGAAATACTTAAACTGAGTCAGAAGAAACATTTGGTATTCAACATTCAACAAAATCTATATTGACTTTCTATAATGATACTATACAAGTACTACAAATTTGTCCCTCTTTTAGTTGACGAATATCTCAACCTGCTCGATGGGAACATCTTCATCGTTGATCCCCTGATCTGCACACAGCCGCACCTCGATATCGTTGGTAGTCGCACTTGACAGAGTCGTACAAAACCAGGGCAGTCTGGGGGAATCACAGCAAGTGCTTGGAGAAAGACAACCAACACCATCCCATAATGGATTGTCAGGGTAGAGGGTCCGCTCCCAAGTGTTACGATGTGCACTTTCACAGAAATAGTCTCCACCGACAAATGATGGCGGCACAGATCTAGAAATACCGGATGAGCAAGGACAGCCGATATTGACAC encodes the following:
- the LOC135337268 gene encoding titin-like isoform X2 — translated: MAESAVATPPVPKPRTSRPTPTPPTPTLSPPTPAEHTDGAGDFVRELSPDPPPYSSLLSPSPTQHTDSDSEASLSDIQVVVRRKKTTPTSLDEEDDDYENIDAILDDETRENVRRSNYINWVYQDTDGDEGQNSQGAERLGHDRYAPSIKLDRHPALKKSQSNSEIDADAATAAAQFIDALRRRPRNKAPPPPPGKRGTKDKGQSSASPSSGHKRSHSDLHLSAHSQEPGRLNRPHPPAGGQRLPGYQSPGQKRGVAKPPPVPANQRSPENMRYGRNSPLLGVRGGPKEAANVKPKRHAPPPPTARRSGTPEYAIVNKQRTRTGDQSDPTPRRWSKTSSNDSAGPPKPLRAHRAQSIEDLSQTASPMQDRSVGVANRNSLLDNMDVFTLELRKEPQVSFGLVIVSGKVRRSTGESTLEGVFIQKVVPDSPADNDGRIQPGDMLLEVGGCGTMGGVLSETIDMLKEASESIRLKIARPDMLSSVFAVEGGDEQPIYENKILPPAEMLLKLHQTEGRVLETQREKAELNNQLENMRRELDDTKRESEVRSGELTQALASVTVGRTKAESEVEKLRSEISTLQDKLNEASEIERELQALKENNSSLVSELAREKQLSTQLQERLDIAESARDSDTEEIAKLCKKLETQEKQITSLKSELEQLRNTRVTPVRAAHVTSDPSPLDKTCVKEVVNGNGSHNNNESCDSDDAFDNSVPSPVTPSPYLDFVPLEEKGRKERKKDPGSKPAKKPEECSQPPTEGEEGVANADDLSDPTAATIAEFDAMTLNAKPLNSSAAIHKSQVGRKLLRKKPSRQHLKNMGSSFDLLEGLPEIETPPTTETNEQGPPHSDSNSTTEQPPSSVEENEGKIILGELSTSTDINKTETVIIPEVHHETPPPQPKPRPRARVRHMPSLDDKKPPPPQAAPRHREPTIEGGGVHSREGSPLPTHKPLVPPPAPVSAQKPLVPPPTAHKPLDSSHATSQSANNSPLLKKKEPILPSPKHLPKSPKMPPNVELKLTEDSGDIIHPTAHPRHLIEQPPQEIEEESIPAKTAGSDSPPVVIRAISAPGSPAKARLPPPVSRKPKSGEDLQHNHDGQLSPKRSMSFDDELEASPRHRKKMPAGAVNIMGFLPVTTKLKHLEIGGGGRERSCTVSTTEPGARERDTLKRQIEKHEASPISHTKPVEEETIPPVQDEDPVVMETKKLPPKRPPLPTAKKPANNVEQVDGPSSDDWDSDASPMLATKMEHQNEAGLDYSSVLSWTPEGVGLWMDRIGLGRYQSVFVERGVAGGDLFDIDGHSLKGMGMESHEDRSVFKRELKNLKPFADKQRKAIEKQKKEEKKIAKKLKKK